One genomic window of Tenacibaculum tangerinum includes the following:
- a CDS encoding 3-hydroxyanthranilate 3,4-dioxygenase, with protein sequence MSKLVQPLNFKKWIDENRHLLKPPVGNKQVWQDGEYIVMVVGGPNNRKDYHYNETPEFFYQLEGDMVLKIIDDNGKMIDVEINEGDIYLLPGKVPHSPQRKANTVGLVIEYPRDEGMMDALEWYCESCGNQLYREEFALDNIETDMPVIFDKFYSDKEKCTCDICGTVMEAPNKI encoded by the coding sequence ATGAGCAAATTAGTACAACCCTTAAATTTTAAAAAGTGGATTGATGAAAACCGTCATTTATTAAAACCACCTGTTGGTAATAAGCAAGTTTGGCAAGACGGAGAATATATTGTAATGGTAGTAGGTGGTCCAAACAACCGTAAAGATTATCACTATAATGAAACACCTGAGTTTTTCTATCAATTAGAAGGAGATATGGTGCTAAAAATCATTGACGACAACGGTAAAATGATTGATGTTGAAATTAATGAAGGCGATATTTATTTGTTGCCAGGAAAAGTGCCACATTCACCACAACGCAAAGCGAATACCGTAGGGTTGGTTATTGAATATCCACGAGATGAAGGTATGATGGATGCCTTAGAATGGTATTGTGAAAGTTGTGGAAATCAATTGTATCGAGAAGAATTTGCGTTAGATAATATTGAAACCGATATGCCTGTAATTTTTGATAAGTTCTATTCTGATAAAGAGAAATGTACTTGCGATATATGTGGTACTGTTATGGAAGCGCCTAATAAGATATAG
- a CDS encoding HlyD family secretion protein, with product MLNISNNRISDQIDITKLKSGKEIFTKEHHKTFKKFLLAFSIILLIILFLPWTQNVSSKGQVTTLKPNQRPQTLQSQIPGRIEEWFVQEGDFVKKGDTILRVSEVKSGYFDTKLAERTGNQLNSKTLSAKAYNNKIIALQNQINAIKQERVLKLEQAKNKLKQAYLKAKSDSIDLEAVKIKQQIAQTQFDRVVLLEKEGLKAVKDVEEKRAKLQELSAKLISQENKFFTTKNDIINAQLAISSTQASYADKLSKTESSLYSAQSGAYDAEVQVSKLETSLANYSKRNSLLFITAPQDGYINKAIKSGIGETFKEGEQLVNIMPSNYDLAVEMFIEPIDLPLIHIGEDVRVQFDGWPAIIFSGWPNVSYGTYGAKIVAIENFISSNGKYRVLIVPNENEEPWPEAIRVGSGAKTIALLENVPIWFELWRQINSFPPNFYQPENKESDEKTKKKK from the coding sequence ATGTTAAACATATCAAATAACAGAATTTCTGACCAAATTGACATAACAAAATTAAAGTCTGGGAAAGAAATTTTTACCAAAGAGCATCATAAAACGTTTAAGAAATTCTTACTTGCTTTTTCAATTATATTACTAATTATATTGTTTTTACCTTGGACACAGAATGTATCTAGCAAAGGGCAAGTAACCACATTAAAACCCAATCAACGTCCACAAACCTTACAATCTCAAATTCCTGGGCGTATCGAAGAGTGGTTTGTTCAAGAGGGTGATTTTGTAAAAAAAGGAGATACAATTTTAAGAGTCTCTGAAGTAAAAAGCGGCTATTTTGACACGAAACTCGCCGAAAGAACAGGCAATCAGTTAAACTCTAAAACACTATCTGCAAAGGCATATAACAACAAGATTATAGCCCTACAAAATCAAATAAATGCGATTAAACAAGAACGTGTACTAAAACTAGAACAAGCAAAGAACAAATTAAAGCAGGCGTATTTAAAAGCCAAAAGTGATAGTATCGATTTAGAAGCAGTTAAAATAAAACAACAAATAGCACAAACACAGTTTGACCGAGTGGTACTGTTAGAAAAAGAAGGTTTAAAAGCGGTGAAAGATGTTGAAGAAAAAAGAGCTAAACTGCAAGAACTCTCTGCGAAGCTAATTTCGCAAGAAAATAAATTTTTTACCACAAAAAACGATATTATTAACGCACAATTGGCTATAAGCAGCACACAGGCCTCTTATGCCGATAAGCTTTCAAAAACAGAAAGCAGTTTATACAGCGCTCAGTCGGGAGCATACGATGCAGAAGTTCAGGTTTCAAAGTTAGAAACAAGCTTAGCCAATTACAGCAAGCGAAACTCCTTACTTTTTATTACTGCTCCGCAAGACGGATATATTAACAAAGCCATTAAATCTGGTATTGGAGAAACCTTTAAAGAAGGAGAGCAATTGGTAAATATTATGCCTTCAAATTACGACTTGGCTGTTGAAATGTTTATAGAACCTATAGATTTGCCTCTGATACATATAGGAGAAGATGTTCGTGTACAATTTGATGGTTGGCCTGCTATTATTTTTAGCGGTTGGCCCAATGTTTCTTACGGAACGTATGGTGCTAAAATCGTTGCCATTGAAAACTTTATTAGTAGTAACGGAAAATACCGTGTATTGATTGTTCCTAACGAAAATGAAGAGCCTTGGCCAGAAGCAATTAGAGTAGGTTCGGGTGCAAAAACCATTGCTTTGTTAGAGAATGTTCCTATTTGGTTTGAGTTATGGAGACAAATTAACAGCTTCCCTCCTAACTTCTATCAGCCTGAAAATAAAGAATCTGATGAAAAAACCAAGAAGAAAAAATAA
- a CDS encoding WbqC family protein: protein MSLFIPTYFAPISQYAAIYQSDTITFEVEDNYQKQTYRNRCYIYGANGKLALNIPVKHRTKEGRKKTKDTLVENNFPWQQQHFKSLQSAYRSSPFFEFFEEDLLRIFNKQYKFLLDVTIDSHLFVTDALQIEQQYTKTKNYELIHENNDFRALAIAKKGIEIEMDSYVQMFDDKHGFIPNLSILDLLFMEGGNTISFLEKIDVVLR, encoded by the coding sequence ATGTCTCTTTTCATTCCAACATACTTTGCTCCTATTTCGCAGTATGCTGCTATATATCAGTCCGATACTATAACTTTTGAGGTAGAAGATAATTATCAAAAACAAACCTATCGTAATCGCTGTTATATTTACGGGGCCAATGGTAAATTGGCTCTAAACATTCCTGTAAAACACCGAACGAAAGAAGGTAGAAAAAAAACAAAGGACACGCTGGTTGAAAATAATTTTCCGTGGCAACAACAACATTTTAAATCGTTACAATCCGCTTACCGTTCTTCTCCTTTTTTTGAGTTTTTTGAAGAAGATTTACTTCGTATTTTTAACAAGCAATACAAATTTTTGCTAGACGTAACTATTGATTCGCATTTATTTGTAACAGATGCTTTGCAAATAGAACAGCAGTATACAAAAACAAAAAACTATGAGTTAATCCATGAAAATAACGATTTTAGAGCTTTAGCTATTGCTAAGAAAGGAATTGAAATTGAAATGGACTCTTATGTTCAAATGTTCGATGATAAGCACGGCTTTATTCCTAATTTATCTATCTTAGACTTATTGTTTATGGAAGGTGGCAACACGATTAGTTTTTTAGAAAAAATTGATGTAGTTTTGAGATAA
- a CDS encoding SDR family oxidoreductase has protein sequence MNLNLENKNALVCGSTQGIGKAAAIQLAEEGVDVTLVARNEEKLQAVLAELNEVSQHSQRHNYIVADFTNPTDLKEKLAAINLQFHILVNNTGGPAGGPVFNATLEEFERAFTMHLKCNHVLVQAVVPFMKEEGYGRIINVISTSVKQPLDGLGVSNTIRGAVANWSKTLANELGQFSITVNNVLPGATATERLTEIINNKAAKTGKSTEEVAEMMKNASPAKRFAKPEEVAYAIVFLASERASFINGINVPVDGGRTKSL, from the coding sequence ATGAATTTAAATTTAGAAAATAAGAACGCCTTGGTATGTGGCAGTACCCAAGGAATAGGAAAAGCAGCGGCAATACAATTAGCTGAAGAAGGAGTAGATGTAACCTTAGTAGCTCGAAATGAGGAAAAACTACAAGCAGTGTTAGCTGAATTGAATGAGGTGTCTCAGCACAGTCAAAGACACAACTATATCGTAGCAGATTTTACCAACCCGACAGATTTAAAAGAAAAGTTAGCAGCAATAAATTTGCAGTTTCATATTTTGGTGAACAATACAGGAGGTCCCGCAGGAGGTCCAGTGTTCAATGCTACATTAGAAGAGTTTGAACGCGCTTTTACCATGCACTTAAAATGCAATCATGTATTGGTACAAGCAGTGGTGCCATTTATGAAAGAAGAAGGTTATGGTAGAATTATTAACGTAATTTCTACCTCGGTAAAGCAACCGTTAGATGGCTTGGGAGTTTCGAATACGATTCGTGGTGCAGTGGCTAATTGGAGCAAAACGTTAGCGAATGAACTAGGACAATTCAGCATTACCGTAAATAACGTATTACCAGGTGCTACTGCGACTGAGCGTTTAACAGAAATTATAAATAATAAGGCTGCTAAAACAGGTAAATCGACAGAGGAGGTTGCAGAAATGATGAAAAATGCTTCGCCAGCAAAGCGTTTTGCAAAACCCGAAGAAGTAGCCTATGCGATTGTGTTTTTAGCAAGTGAAAGAGCAAGTTTTATCAACGGAATTAATGTTCCAGTAGATGGCGGCAGAACAAAATCATTATAA
- a CDS encoding TolC family protein, with the protein MKRINILFLLLSFVATAQNNNTTLLSLEEYLGYVKKYHPVIKQAQLITSTNEAKLLKARGAFDPKIEVDYSKKEFKDTEYYKKLNSTFKIPTWYGIELKGNYENNSGQYLNPEGNTPDNGLYNVGVSVSLAKDLFINKRMATLKQAKLYTKQGELEQQLVINDILFEAINTYLNWLQYYQNYTVHKDYYNNASVRLRNVKKNFEAGDKPAIDTLEANINLKSRDLDLEKANIKYIKSTLELSNYLWIGNNIPMELKEGIIPDTDTFSNIDIILKTSVSALFDNQIENHPKLKILELKKRNLEINKRLKINNLLPTIDYQYNFLASKVNNFDAFNTANYKSALQISVPLFLRKSRGDLQLAKIKLQDIDFEIASTRVSLLNKITATEREITSYKKQNEILKNLVNDYMVIVKSEERKFFLGESSIFLINYREVKLIESKLKEIKNEYEYAKTKSKLIKLLGRLHTL; encoded by the coding sequence ATGAAAAGAATAAACATCCTTTTTTTATTACTGAGTTTTGTAGCAACAGCACAAAACAACAACACTACTCTACTTAGTTTAGAAGAATACTTAGGGTATGTAAAAAAATACCATCCAGTAATTAAGCAAGCCCAGCTTATTACCAGTACTAACGAAGCTAAACTATTGAAAGCAAGAGGTGCTTTTGACCCTAAGATAGAAGTAGATTATAGTAAAAAAGAGTTTAAAGATACTGAGTACTACAAAAAACTGAACTCAACTTTTAAAATTCCGACTTGGTACGGAATCGAATTGAAGGGGAATTACGAAAATAACTCTGGCCAGTACCTAAACCCAGAAGGCAATACTCCCGATAATGGTTTGTACAATGTAGGCGTATCTGTTTCACTTGCCAAAGATTTATTTATCAATAAGAGAATGGCTACTTTAAAACAGGCCAAACTATACACAAAGCAGGGCGAATTAGAGCAGCAATTAGTAATTAATGATATTTTGTTTGAAGCCATAAACACCTACTTAAATTGGTTACAGTATTACCAAAACTATACGGTGCATAAAGACTATTATAACAATGCTAGTGTTCGATTAAGAAATGTAAAGAAAAATTTTGAGGCTGGAGATAAACCTGCAATCGATACTTTAGAAGCCAATATTAACTTAAAGAGTAGAGATTTAGATTTAGAAAAAGCCAATATTAAATACATCAAATCTACCTTAGAACTTTCTAATTATTTATGGATTGGAAATAATATTCCTATGGAATTAAAAGAAGGTATCATTCCTGACACCGATACCTTTTCTAATATTGATATTATTTTAAAAACATCGGTAAGCGCCTTATTTGATAATCAAATTGAAAATCACCCAAAACTAAAAATTCTTGAGTTAAAGAAAAGAAATTTAGAAATCAATAAACGATTAAAAATAAATAATTTATTACCTACAATAGATTATCAATATAATTTCCTAGCTTCAAAAGTGAATAATTTTGATGCTTTTAATACCGCTAATTATAAAAGTGCTCTTCAAATTAGTGTTCCTTTATTTTTACGAAAATCAAGAGGAGATTTACAACTTGCTAAGATTAAATTACAAGATATTGATTTTGAAATTGCATCGACAAGAGTCTCTTTGCTAAATAAAATTACCGCTACTGAGCGAGAAATAACTTCATACAAAAAACAAAATGAGATTTTAAAAAACCTGGTAAACGACTACATGGTTATAGTAAAAAGTGAAGAACGTAAGTTTTTTTTAGGAGAAAGTTCTATTTTTTTAATTAACTACCGAGAAGTAAAATTAATTGAAAGTAAGTTGAAAGAGATTAAAAATGAGTACGAATACGCTAAAACTAAAAGCAAACTTATTAAACTACTGGGTAGATTACATACGCTATAA
- a CDS encoding Crp/Fnr family transcriptional regulator: MDFFRNFAQNFHPSLSEDTFKQMLAFLSIRHFPKNYELVSLDEKPTYFYVVKKGIIRSYNISSKGKEHTKTIYTPTMTSGNLGALIKNEPSKLIYECLTDCEVLQCNYEKLYELSLKNHEVSIFHYKVLQSVYIREESKILELQMLNATQRYKKLQKQLPGIDNLINQYHIASYLNITPVQLSRIRKNLIY; the protein is encoded by the coding sequence ATGGATTTTTTTAGAAACTTTGCTCAAAACTTTCATCCCTCCTTATCTGAAGATACCTTTAAACAAATGCTAGCATTTTTAAGTATTCGGCATTTTCCAAAAAACTACGAATTGGTTTCTTTAGACGAAAAACCTACTTATTTTTACGTTGTAAAAAAAGGAATTATTAGGTCGTATAACATCAGCTCCAAGGGTAAAGAGCATACGAAAACTATTTATACACCCACCATGACTTCAGGTAATTTAGGAGCTTTAATAAAGAACGAACCTTCTAAATTAATTTATGAATGCTTAACCGATTGTGAAGTTTTACAATGTAATTACGAAAAGCTGTATGAACTTTCTTTAAAGAATCATGAAGTATCTATATTTCATTATAAAGTTTTACAAAGCGTATACATTAGAGAAGAATCAAAAATTTTAGAGCTCCAAATGCTAAACGCTACTCAGCGATATAAAAAACTTCAGAAGCAATTACCAGGTATTGATAACCTGATAAATCAATATCATATAGCCTCTTACTTAAATATTACTCCTGTCCAGCTCAGTAGAATTAGAAAAAACCTGATTTATTAA
- a CDS encoding Crp/Fnr family transcriptional regulator, with product MNDDLSCFLEKYTDSPEFLLSHFKDVISYAEYEPNHFLTKAGEYPKHFFIILTGIARSFVINEKGINTTRTFFTTGDITGSNSAMMQNIPSEVNYQTLTKVTCYVGDFHKLIELTLKYKEFSLFYIKTLEQGYLKAEEVLLNISTLNATERYLELRKKIPNIDNLITQRNIASYLNISPVQLSRIRKKLLKEKNLNIC from the coding sequence ATGAATGATGACCTCAGCTGTTTTCTAGAAAAATATACTGACTCTCCTGAGTTTTTACTTTCTCATTTCAAAGACGTTATTTCTTATGCCGAATATGAACCTAATCATTTTTTAACAAAGGCTGGAGAGTATCCAAAACATTTTTTTATAATTTTAACTGGCATCGCACGTTCTTTTGTTATTAATGAAAAAGGGATAAATACAACACGTACTTTTTTTACAACTGGCGATATTACTGGATCAAATTCTGCCATGATGCAAAACATTCCTTCTGAAGTAAATTACCAAACCTTAACTAAAGTAACTTGTTATGTAGGAGATTTTCATAAACTTATTGAGTTAACTTTAAAGTATAAAGAATTTAGCTTGTTTTATATTAAAACTCTCGAACAAGGATACCTAAAAGCCGAAGAAGTTCTTTTAAACATTTCTACACTCAACGCAACAGAAAGATATTTAGAATTGCGAAAAAAAATTCCGAACATTGATAATTTAATTACACAACGCAACATAGCTTCTTACTTAAACATTTCTCCTGTACAATTAAGTAGAATCAGAAAAAAATTATTGAAAGAAAAAAATCTTAACATTTGTTAA
- a CDS encoding peptide MFS transporter, translated as MNSKTDFLGHPKGLLYLFFAELWERFSFYGMRALLVLYMTKHLLFTDEMSFGIYAAYMSLVYVTPMIGGMLADKILGFRKAIVLGGLLMALGHFFLTFEHPAFFYGSLSLIIVGNGFFKPNISSFVGKLYKEGDVRKDAGFTIFYMGINIGGALAPLLCAWLAEVYGWHYGFILAGIGMLVGLLVFKGGVKYNVFEGQGLVPDQALYDEKQFGVKKGNLVTIVAFLSVPIFALIIYYYQFEHYLVWIVSVVLMLFLFKIFRSVTAKERKKLAVAIFFTVLYTLFAAIFEQAGSSLTLFADRNVNLVGMNAAQTNSINSTFIILMAIPFSMLWGYLHKIHRNPNSVVKFGLGLFFLGVGFITFGLSGYQVDELAKTPMMYLIVGYFILTTGELFLSPIGLSKMTELSPLKYTAFIMGVWFSANFYGHFFAGKIANLTTVVNGSLGVFSEGFFGKVTTVFTGLSSRTVLEQSEDFHQLYTYVSVYANLGVISAIIGLFVIAFYKPVKKWMFEVY; from the coding sequence ATGAACTCAAAAACTGATTTTTTAGGTCATCCTAAGGGACTATTATACTTGTTTTTTGCTGAATTGTGGGAGCGTTTTTCTTTTTACGGAATGCGAGCTTTGCTGGTTTTGTATATGACCAAACACTTGTTGTTTACAGATGAGATGTCTTTTGGTATATACGCAGCATATATGTCTTTAGTATATGTAACTCCGATGATAGGGGGAATGTTAGCTGATAAAATTTTGGGGTTTAGAAAGGCAATTGTTTTGGGAGGGTTGTTGATGGCATTAGGACATTTCTTTTTGACTTTTGAACACCCTGCTTTTTTTTATGGTTCACTATCTCTAATCATTGTCGGAAATGGTTTTTTTAAACCCAACATCTCTTCTTTTGTTGGAAAATTGTACAAAGAAGGAGATGTTAGAAAAGATGCTGGTTTTACCATTTTTTATATGGGAATAAATATTGGAGGTGCATTAGCACCACTATTGTGTGCATGGTTAGCTGAAGTGTATGGTTGGCATTACGGATTTATTTTGGCGGGCATAGGGATGTTAGTAGGCTTATTGGTTTTTAAAGGTGGAGTGAAGTACAACGTTTTTGAAGGACAAGGCTTGGTTCCAGATCAAGCATTATATGATGAAAAGCAGTTTGGAGTTAAAAAAGGGAATTTGGTAACCATCGTAGCATTTCTGTCAGTACCAATTTTCGCATTGATTATTTATTATTATCAATTTGAACATTATTTGGTTTGGATAGTATCGGTAGTACTTATGCTTTTTTTATTTAAAATTTTTAGAAGTGTAACTGCTAAAGAACGTAAAAAATTAGCTGTAGCTATATTCTTTACAGTTTTATATACGCTGTTTGCTGCAATTTTTGAACAGGCAGGTAGTTCGTTAACACTGTTTGCTGACAGGAATGTTAATTTAGTAGGTATGAATGCAGCGCAAACCAACAGTATCAATTCAACCTTTATCATTTTAATGGCAATCCCGTTTTCAATGCTTTGGGGGTATTTACATAAAATTCATAGAAACCCAAATTCTGTGGTAAAATTCGGATTAGGGTTGTTCTTTTTAGGAGTAGGTTTTATAACCTTCGGTTTATCGGGTTATCAGGTTGATGAATTGGCCAAAACACCAATGATGTATTTAATTGTAGGATACTTTATACTAACAACTGGAGAGCTGTTCTTGTCTCCTATAGGATTGTCTAAAATGACAGAGTTGTCGCCACTAAAGTACACTGCTTTTATAATGGGAGTGTGGTTTTCAGCGAACTTTTACGGGCATTTTTTCGCAGGAAAAATAGCAAATTTAACAACTGTTGTAAACGGTAGTTTAGGAGTGTTTTCAGAAGGCTTTTTTGGAAAAGTAACTACGGTATTTACAGGTTTGTCGTCGAGAACAGTTTTAGAGCAATCAGAGGATTTTCATCAATTATATACGTATGTTTCTGTGTATGCCAATCTAGGAGTCATTTCAGCAATCATAGGTTTGTTCGTCATTGCTTTTTATAAGCCAGTAAAAAAATGGATGTTTGAAGTGTATTAA
- a CDS encoding TetR/AcrR family transcriptional regulator, protein MKKLLSNLKIEVPSGIYIKDPETSDLGKRIIENSIILIEEIGFENFNFKKLGNLIGSNESSIYRYFESKHKLLIYLTSWYWGWLQYQLVLETYSIHNPKEKLIKAIEVLTRRTEKDNNFTHINEVLLNLIVINENAKSYSTKEVDIENKEGFFKLYKEVVKRFAEIIMNYNNAYQHPLTLASTVIEGALHQQFIKQHFKSLTNCDEDLTPTSFFIDLTLNTLFNERR, encoded by the coding sequence ATGAAAAAATTACTATCAAATTTAAAAATTGAAGTCCCTTCTGGTATTTACATAAAAGATCCAGAAACTTCTGATTTAGGGAAGAGAATTATAGAAAATAGTATTATCTTAATCGAAGAAATTGGATTTGAAAACTTCAATTTTAAAAAGCTAGGTAACTTAATAGGTTCTAATGAAAGTTCTATTTATCGTTATTTTGAAAGCAAACACAAACTTTTAATTTACCTAACTTCTTGGTACTGGGGCTGGCTTCAATATCAATTAGTGTTAGAAACGTATAGCATACATAATCCGAAAGAAAAATTAATCAAAGCAATAGAAGTTCTTACTAGAAGAACTGAAAAAGATAATAACTTTACCCATATTAATGAAGTTTTACTAAATTTAATAGTAATTAATGAAAATGCTAAATCATACTCAACAAAAGAAGTGGATATAGAAAATAAAGAAGGTTTTTTTAAACTGTATAAAGAAGTCGTGAAACGTTTTGCTGAAATCATTATGAATTACAATAATGCTTACCAGCATCCGTTAACACTGGCCAGTACTGTAATTGAAGGAGCTTTACACCAACAATTTATAAAACAACACTTCAAATCACTAACGAATTGTGATGAAGACCTAACTCCTACATCCTTTTTTATTGACTTAACTTTAAACACACTTTTTAATGAACGAAGATAA
- a CDS encoding amidohydrolase family protein, translating to MEKRKLRINGHSHLLPYPEQIPQFMKDKGIFWVDKDRKFMLQKDWSRPVTDSSFFLDEKLEWMEHFKIDHAVVLNLSQLYGNGLRLEEMKQALRFQNDFNARVQHENPSKFTTGFVVHPGFVRGALWEIERCVEVLGMRLLCLPTHYMDTIGTWRCIFDEENEPIFELANKYNLAVEIHPYDGEKFIKLQNTSWRFHLIWMLAQCADAYHFLTLNGYYEKYPNMRICFAHGGQLAQMNLGRRIQGFDGRPDLFEGKQHPRKAVGHKNIFFDTLVHDTGSLELLIKNQGSKQVLIGLDDPYPLGEMESENQSSYPGKILDLAIERSIINEQEKDKMWEDNVLQWLFGDDEKAKKDLVSKILQ from the coding sequence ATGGAAAAAAGAAAGCTTAGAATAAACGGACATTCACATTTGTTACCTTATCCAGAACAAATTCCGCAGTTTATGAAAGACAAAGGGATTTTTTGGGTGGATAAAGACAGAAAGTTTATGCTGCAAAAAGATTGGAGTCGACCCGTAACAGACTCTAGTTTCTTTTTAGATGAAAAACTGGAATGGATGGAGCATTTTAAAATTGACCATGCGGTAGTTTTAAATCTATCTCAGTTATATGGAAACGGATTGCGTTTAGAAGAAATGAAGCAGGCTCTACGTTTTCAAAACGATTTTAATGCGCGTGTGCAACATGAAAATCCATCGAAATTTACAACCGGTTTCGTAGTGCATCCAGGTTTTGTTCGTGGTGCTTTATGGGAAATAGAACGTTGTGTTGAGGTGTTAGGAATGCGTTTGTTGTGTTTGCCTACCCATTATATGGATACCATTGGTACTTGGCGTTGTATATTCGATGAAGAAAACGAACCTATTTTTGAGTTAGCAAACAAGTATAATTTAGCGGTAGAAATTCATCCGTATGATGGAGAGAAATTCATTAAACTACAAAATACATCGTGGCGTTTTCACTTAATCTGGATGTTGGCACAATGTGCAGATGCCTATCACTTTTTAACGTTAAATGGCTATTACGAAAAGTATCCAAACATGCGTATTTGTTTTGCACATGGCGGTCAGTTAGCACAAATGAATTTGGGTCGACGTATTCAGGGATTTGATGGTAGACCTGATTTGTTTGAGGGTAAGCAGCACCCACGTAAAGCAGTTGGACATAAAAATATTTTCTTCGATACCCTAGTTCACGATACGGGTTCTTTAGAGTTGTTGATTAAAAATCAAGGGTCAAAACAAGTGCTTATAGGATTAGATGATCCGTATCCGTTAGGAGAAATGGAAAGTGAAAATCAGTCATCGTATCCAGGAAAAATTTTAGACTTAGCAATTGAAAGAAGTATTATTAACGAGCAAGAGAAAGATAAAATGTGGGAAGATAATGTATTGCAATGGCTGTTTGGAGACGATGAAAAAGCAAAAAAAGATTTAGTTTCTAAAATCTTACAATAA